One Fontisphaera persica DNA window includes the following coding sequences:
- a CDS encoding DUF2341 domain-containing protein: protein MKSARLSFIPTLTGLCLAVLWMAVMPAQAYYNFLLHQYNFEEAPSSTMANDILSGANGLLLNGTAFNGSGQLLLNDGVAVTTAHVALPGGLLSQLTNVTVEAWVYWTGGGNWQRIFDFGTSTGTAGRHYFQLTPNANGQRLRFVVSTNGNATGAERMVEAPMLLPMNQWAHVAVSYNYEARVATLYLNGQRVGYGVADIPLSAIEHTNAWLGRSQYSADAYFLGRMEDFRIHAAALRAPEIAASYANGPLSDDVDPGALQGVRIQAPTLYAWSSAPLRVLADFSAVTNVDVTVNEGVQYVSSNPSVITVNSNGVVEALRVGSATISATYGTMTASVVMEALNPDQAVLRHRYSFNESEGTTVLDLVGGAHGIVTNFYNNNGGVITNFWRESGRLVLAQAGTNAAYVDLPNGLISGFSAVTLEMWVVASNAPSWARVFDFGMSTGGEGASGTGTNYLFLAPQNPIRFESKQVDGNPNMVVVGDMAFPANRLVHVVCTYNYAQGQARLYVDGRLVGWGVPAMPLSALVDLNVWLGRSQYAVDPAFVGAFEEFRIYEGTLSHGDVAANYAAGPEMPATGGQETGLALDVGETMYDQQQARALLTYDNAANVDITRAPGVVFTSDNPAVLRVGANGLLLGQRNGTATVTVSYHGFTASRTVTVQMGGAPLVHRYAFNALSGTLAEDCIGNAHGALLGGAALTANGAVSLNGSSAYVDLPNGIISRLNDATFEAWVIWNGGSNWQRIFDFGSNVNGEDKQGTGVNYIFLSPRSGLTDTPAVFGGRWLGVPVDMTIRAPAIPTGVPVHMACTFDWSRKVARLFINGQYVGFEIPARPLSSIDDFNNWLGRSQFADPFLNGQILDFRIYNTSLRAPEIAANAAAGPNVGVLQNPGALTALRLSVSTNVLVAWQVGQLTARADFQNAMDVNVTVGDGVVYTSSDPTVAVVSDLGRIQTLAAGTTTITAQYPGSEVTASVTITVVAAPTPVAAGTLYVDLRATNVSALSTNWINEGTLGHFTRQGTATIETPAGTAFPGVFFNGSLAYVGPAAGSDLAGNSDRSIEVWVLNPAIATEETLVSMGARSLGDRQNASFNYGSSTGASGYGAIGFWGAANDVGWPDAASIPAAGQWHHIVYTYNGSRLATVYVDGRFVTSKTIGGDLATDPNRTVNIGAQRSGSSVNQLYFSGYINAVRVHGGLLTADQVLTNYLAGPVRPAVSVTALAAFNIRTNAADLRGQLLGMTAPSAVSVYYGRTDGGTNKQAWEGVADLGVIPWGNFVAPVSGLTPGSRYYFRAYGSNSVGEAWSSAATFVTYGPAWVENTRLKTLTPAYAHVAGRLVATNGLPTEARLYWGAVDGGTNAEAWSNVVNLGLQPAGELVVKIAGLQAGTTYYYRWSAVNEGGQSWAPETASFTPRAFQPLGYAYVMRHTLAGYNRGTILTNFPVLIRLNESIPGFQYSQFLSGSSDLRFTEPNGGELNYEIESWNPAGDSFVWVQVPELAAGAYIDMYWGKAGVSSPAYTTNGATWNDGFAGVWHMTNAVVRDSTPNGYHANFVNNPQNVTNTAGIIGPAQEYAGTANSYTAVGVINFTNLTLSAWVWCADASRDGMFMCKDGTPALNYGDLYFWQQGANLRMEVYNWGGDVQIPLANAGGPGQWIHLAATIHGIRHEIYTNGALAGVWYKAGPGVNNNQFQLAGSMKQSGRHHKGKLDEMRAEWVARPADWIWACYQNQLAPSQFVQAGAVVVRPLPLTFASPAVRDITPTTASATVRVLSDGGNGVTSWGVAWGVTPQPTDNYAFAVGMTNAPFEAAFNLTNLQPGTRYFVRGFASNAVEGVVASVDSEFYTEPLPAEQVVFSEVRNRSMTVGWTPGVGSSRSVVLMREGAPVTAQPADGVAYAANPIFGRGTPMPDGSYVVYDGTGSTVTVTDLNKNTTYYVAVFAAAGEGALLNYQIALPAEGAQTTANEALLEVAGELLIDLNVSRGLQGNAAGQVTNWLNYGTAGGAFSVDGALSTVPTYGVANGQPALQFNGSQHLKATFTAPPQITGRENGVGRSFSVEYWVFNPAVSAEEWVFSWARRGGPDGTYAAVGYGTHGTWGLAAHWGAPDLAFGEGIGPTGEPSMPPAGQWHHIVVTYDGTWQRAYVNGVLNAQETKNLNIYSGDPVTLGQPYESSYAYSGSGISFSGALAALRVHSRALTPGQVRDNFNMGISLGAGGVPVAILGQPEPAVMAAEYSAATFRVFAAGTEPVTYQWYRNGSPVTGATAPAYQIPVTRLSDDGAEFFCVAQNEVNGQVYSATSSVVTLTVKSAVASLKHRYSFNVGAEDSIGGAHGELMGAAAIQNGAVVLNGTAGTYVNLPAGLMSNYAAITFEFWASFGPNGNWSRVYDFGDQNPSSLGRYYVMFTPHSGAGDTRMSYGDADPGYLHELLVTRPGVLDGQTNVHVACVYDPPNGVMRMHINGEWVGSTPLDFPLSSIRNVKSWLGRALYEGDAPLNGSIDEFRIYDTALPAERIRQNYELGPDTLAPAAPIAILAQPASRTNLVGEAVSFAVVATSPYPIDYQWYFNGIALAGANQPSYGIGTVTLTNAGAYYVVLSNAVGVVTSEVATLTVISPVTAGDDGPYAVANHQPATIPYARLLTNDVGGPQAVLTVIAVDGASTNGAVIVTNETGVVYTPVPGYTGEDSFTYTVSDGQGGTATARVRLWVVAGEIPPQDHLNLVVSPGQVHVRFTGTPGVEYQVQRAEQIQGPWQTVLTIVCPAHGLIEFTDIAPPTAAGFYRMASRP, encoded by the coding sequence ATGAAATCTGCGCGCTTGTCGTTCATTCCCACCTTGACCGGGCTTTGTCTGGCAGTGCTTTGGATGGCCGTCATGCCGGCTCAAGCCTACTACAATTTTCTCCTGCACCAATATAATTTTGAAGAAGCACCCAGCAGCACGATGGCCAATGACATTCTCAGCGGCGCCAATGGCTTGTTGCTCAATGGCACCGCTTTCAATGGTAGCGGCCAGTTGCTGCTCAACGATGGCGTGGCGGTCACCACGGCCCATGTGGCCCTGCCGGGCGGGTTGTTGAGCCAGTTGACCAATGTCACCGTGGAGGCCTGGGTGTATTGGACGGGTGGCGGCAACTGGCAGCGGATTTTCGACTTCGGCACAAGCACCGGCACGGCGGGGCGCCATTATTTTCAGCTCACCCCCAATGCGAATGGTCAACGGCTGCGGTTTGTGGTCAGCACCAATGGCAATGCCACTGGCGCCGAGCGCATGGTGGAGGCGCCCATGTTGCTGCCGATGAATCAATGGGCGCACGTGGCGGTGAGTTACAACTATGAGGCGCGCGTGGCGACCTTGTACTTGAATGGCCAGCGGGTGGGGTATGGCGTGGCGGACATTCCCCTGAGCGCCATCGAGCACACCAACGCCTGGCTCGGGCGCTCACAGTATTCGGCCGATGCCTATTTCCTGGGCCGGATGGAAGATTTCCGCATTCACGCGGCGGCGCTGCGCGCACCGGAAATTGCCGCCAGTTACGCCAACGGGCCACTGTCGGATGATGTGGATCCGGGGGCGTTGCAAGGGGTGCGCATCCAGGCGCCCACTTTGTATGCCTGGAGCAGCGCCCCGTTAAGGGTGCTGGCGGATTTTTCGGCGGTTACCAACGTGGATGTGACGGTGAACGAAGGGGTGCAGTACGTCTCCAGCAATCCCTCGGTCATCACCGTGAACAGCAATGGCGTGGTGGAGGCTCTGCGCGTTGGCTCGGCCACCATTTCGGCCACCTATGGCACCATGACGGCGTCGGTGGTGATGGAGGCGTTGAATCCGGACCAGGCGGTGTTGCGGCATCGTTACAGTTTCAATGAAAGCGAAGGCACAACGGTATTGGATTTGGTGGGCGGGGCGCACGGCATCGTGACCAATTTTTACAACAACAATGGTGGCGTCATCACCAATTTCTGGCGGGAAAGCGGCCGGCTGGTGTTGGCGCAGGCGGGGACCAATGCGGCGTATGTGGATTTGCCCAATGGGTTGATTTCAGGTTTCAGCGCGGTGACCTTGGAAATGTGGGTGGTGGCCAGCAATGCGCCGAGCTGGGCGCGGGTGTTTGACTTTGGCATGAGCACTGGCGGGGAGGGCGCCAGCGGCACGGGCACCAACTACTTGTTCCTGGCTCCACAAAACCCCATTCGTTTCGAGAGCAAGCAGGTGGACGGCAACCCCAATATGGTGGTGGTGGGGGACATGGCATTCCCGGCCAATCGGCTGGTGCACGTGGTATGCACCTACAATTACGCGCAGGGTCAGGCCCGGCTCTACGTGGACGGGCGGCTGGTGGGTTGGGGGGTGCCCGCCATGCCGTTGAGCGCGCTGGTGGATTTGAATGTGTGGCTGGGGCGTTCGCAATACGCGGTAGACCCGGCTTTTGTGGGAGCTTTTGAGGAATTTCGCATCTACGAAGGCACCCTCTCGCATGGGGATGTGGCGGCCAATTATGCGGCTGGACCGGAGATGCCTGCCACCGGCGGGCAGGAGACGGGGCTGGCGCTGGATGTTGGAGAGACCATGTATGACCAGCAGCAGGCCCGGGCGCTGTTAACCTACGACAATGCGGCCAATGTGGACATCACCCGCGCCCCCGGCGTGGTCTTTACCTCGGACAATCCGGCGGTGCTGCGCGTGGGGGCCAATGGCCTGTTGTTGGGCCAGCGCAACGGCACCGCCACGGTGACGGTGAGTTATCATGGTTTTACGGCGTCCCGCACCGTCACAGTGCAAATGGGCGGCGCGCCGCTGGTGCATCGCTATGCCTTTAACGCCCTCAGCGGCACCCTGGCGGAGGATTGCATTGGCAATGCCCATGGCGCACTGCTGGGAGGGGCTGCTTTGACCGCCAACGGCGCCGTATCCCTGAATGGTTCCTCGGCTTACGTGGATTTGCCCAACGGCATCATTTCCCGGCTGAACGACGCCACCTTCGAGGCATGGGTGATTTGGAATGGAGGCAGCAACTGGCAGCGCATCTTCGACTTTGGCAGCAACGTCAACGGCGAAGACAAGCAGGGGACGGGCGTGAATTACATCTTCTTGTCGCCGCGCTCGGGCTTGACAGACACCCCGGCGGTGTTTGGGGGACGCTGGCTGGGGGTGCCGGTGGATATGACCATTCGGGCTCCTGCCATTCCCACGGGGGTGCCCGTGCACATGGCCTGCACTTTTGACTGGAGCCGGAAGGTGGCCCGGCTGTTCATCAACGGCCAGTATGTGGGATTTGAAATCCCGGCGCGGCCATTGTCGAGCATTGATGATTTCAACAACTGGCTGGGGCGTTCCCAATTTGCCGACCCTTTCCTTAACGGTCAGATTTTGGATTTCCGTATTTATAACACCAGCTTGCGCGCGCCGGAAATTGCGGCGAATGCCGCCGCCGGGCCGAATGTGGGGGTGTTGCAAAATCCCGGGGCCTTGACGGCGTTGCGGTTGAGTGTGTCCACCAACGTGTTGGTGGCGTGGCAGGTAGGACAGCTCACGGCGCGGGCGGATTTTCAAAATGCCATGGATGTGAACGTAACGGTGGGGGATGGGGTGGTTTATACGTCCAGTGACCCGACGGTGGCGGTGGTCAGTGATTTGGGCCGCATCCAAACTCTGGCTGCTGGCACGACAACCATCACGGCGCAATATCCCGGCAGCGAGGTGACTGCCTCGGTGACCATTACGGTGGTGGCGGCGCCCACGCCGGTTGCCGCGGGAACCTTGTATGTGGATTTGCGTGCCACCAATGTTTCGGCGCTGAGTACCAACTGGATCAACGAGGGCACCCTGGGCCACTTCACGCGCCAGGGCACGGCGACGATTGAAACGCCGGCAGGCACGGCCTTCCCGGGTGTCTTTTTCAATGGCTCGCTGGCCTATGTAGGGCCGGCGGCAGGGAGTGATTTGGCAGGCAATAGCGACCGCAGCATTGAAGTCTGGGTGCTGAATCCTGCGATTGCCACGGAGGAAACGTTGGTCTCGATGGGGGCCCGCAGTCTGGGGGATCGGCAAAATGCGTCGTTCAACTATGGGAGCAGCACCGGCGCCAGTGGTTATGGCGCCATCGGCTTCTGGGGAGCGGCCAATGATGTGGGGTGGCCAGATGCTGCCAGTATTCCTGCGGCCGGCCAGTGGCATCATATTGTTTATACCTACAATGGCTCACGGCTGGCGACGGTTTATGTGGACGGACGCTTCGTGACGTCCAAGACCATCGGGGGCGATTTGGCCACGGACCCAAATCGCACGGTGAACATTGGAGCGCAGCGTTCCGGCTCGTCGGTGAACCAGCTTTATTTTAGTGGTTACATCAATGCCGTACGGGTGCACGGTGGACTGCTCACGGCCGACCAGGTGCTTACCAATTATCTGGCCGGTCCGGTGCGGCCAGCCGTCAGTGTTACGGCTCTGGCCGCCTTCAACATTCGCACCAATGCGGCGGACTTGCGCGGGCAGCTTTTGGGCATGACAGCCCCCAGTGCGGTCTCTGTCTATTATGGGCGGACTGATGGAGGGACTAATAAACAAGCATGGGAAGGCGTGGCGGACCTGGGGGTTATTCCGTGGGGCAACTTTGTGGCGCCGGTGAGCGGGCTGACGCCAGGCAGCCGTTATTACTTCCGCGCCTATGGCAGCAACAGCGTGGGGGAGGCGTGGTCCTCGGCGGCCACCTTCGTCACTTACGGCCCGGCATGGGTGGAAAACACGCGGCTGAAGACGCTTACCCCGGCTTATGCGCATGTGGCGGGCCGGCTGGTGGCCACCAATGGGTTGCCGACGGAAGCCCGCTTGTACTGGGGCGCCGTGGATGGCGGCACCAATGCTGAGGCGTGGTCCAATGTGGTGAATCTGGGTTTGCAACCGGCTGGGGAACTGGTGGTGAAAATTGCCGGCTTGCAGGCAGGCACGACTTATTATTATCGCTGGTCAGCCGTGAATGAAGGAGGGCAGTCTTGGGCGCCGGAGACGGCCAGTTTCACGCCGCGCGCGTTTCAGCCGCTGGGTTATGCCTACGTGATGCGGCACACGCTGGCTGGTTACAACCGTGGCACCATCCTGACGAATTTCCCGGTGTTAATCCGGCTGAACGAAAGCATCCCGGGTTTCCAGTACAGCCAATTCCTGTCGGGGTCTTCTGACCTGCGCTTTACCGAGCCGAATGGCGGTGAACTGAATTACGAGATTGAGAGCTGGAATCCGGCCGGAGACTCGTTTGTGTGGGTGCAGGTGCCGGAGCTGGCGGCTGGGGCTTACATTGACATGTATTGGGGCAAGGCGGGAGTTTCCTCGCCGGCTTACACCACCAATGGGGCGACCTGGAATGACGGTTTTGCCGGGGTATGGCACATGACCAACGCGGTAGTCCGCGACTCAACGCCCAACGGCTACCATGCCAATTTTGTCAACAACCCACAAAACGTCACCAATACGGCAGGCATCATAGGACCGGCTCAGGAATACGCGGGCACGGCCAACAGCTACACCGCGGTGGGGGTGATTAATTTCACCAACCTGACGTTGTCCGCCTGGGTCTGGTGTGCCGATGCGAGCCGCGACGGCATGTTCATGTGCAAGGACGGCACGCCGGCACTGAATTATGGTGACCTGTATTTCTGGCAGCAGGGCGCGAATTTGCGCATGGAAGTCTATAACTGGGGCGGCGATGTGCAAATCCCGCTGGCCAATGCGGGCGGCCCCGGACAGTGGATTCATCTGGCGGCCACGATTCATGGCATACGCCATGAAATCTACACCAATGGCGCCCTGGCCGGGGTGTGGTACAAGGCCGGGCCGGGGGTCAACAACAACCAGTTCCAACTGGCTGGCTCCATGAAGCAGTCCGGACGTCATCACAAGGGCAAACTCGATGAAATGCGTGCCGAATGGGTGGCGCGTCCAGCGGATTGGATTTGGGCCTGCTACCAGAACCAATTGGCTCCCAGCCAGTTTGTACAGGCCGGGGCGGTGGTGGTGCGCCCCTTGCCGTTGACCTTCGCCTCACCAGCGGTTCGGGACATCACACCCACCACGGCCAGCGCCACGGTTCGGGTATTGTCGGATGGCGGCAATGGGGTGACAAGTTGGGGGGTGGCCTGGGGGGTGACCCCGCAGCCGACCGATAACTACGCTTTTGCCGTGGGCATGACCAATGCGCCGTTTGAAGCGGCGTTTAATTTGACCAATCTACAGCCCGGCACCCGTTATTTTGTGCGCGGCTTTGCCAGTAACGCCGTGGAGGGCGTGGTAGCTTCGGTGGACAGCGAATTCTACACCGAGCCGCTGCCGGCGGAACAGGTGGTCTTCAGCGAGGTGCGCAATCGGTCCATGACCGTGGGCTGGACGCCGGGTGTGGGAAGCAGCCGCTCGGTGGTGTTGATGCGTGAAGGCGCGCCGGTGACGGCACAGCCCGCCGACGGCGTGGCCTACGCGGCCAATCCCATATTTGGACGCGGCACGCCCATGCCGGATGGTTCCTATGTGGTGTATGACGGCACCGGCAGCACGGTGACCGTGACGGATTTGAACAAGAACACCACCTATTATGTGGCCGTCTTTGCGGCTGCCGGCGAGGGGGCACTGCTGAATTATCAAATTGCCCTACCCGCCGAAGGCGCGCAAACCACCGCCAATGAGGCGCTGCTCGAAGTGGCCGGCGAGCTGTTGATTGATTTGAATGTCAGTCGCGGTTTGCAAGGCAATGCGGCGGGTCAGGTGACGAACTGGTTGAACTATGGCACGGCGGGAGGCGCGTTCAGTGTGGATGGCGCCCTTAGTACCGTGCCGACTTACGGCGTCGCCAATGGCCAGCCCGCGCTGCAATTCAATGGGTCTCAGCATCTCAAAGCCACCTTCACCGCACCCCCGCAAATCACTGGACGCGAAAACGGCGTGGGACGCAGTTTCAGTGTGGAGTACTGGGTGTTTAACCCGGCGGTGAGCGCTGAAGAGTGGGTCTTCAGTTGGGCGCGCCGCGGCGGGCCGGACGGCACCTATGCGGCCGTGGGCTATGGCACGCACGGCACTTGGGGATTGGCCGCGCATTGGGGGGCGCCGGACCTGGCATTTGGCGAGGGCATTGGTCCCACGGGCGAGCCTTCGATGCCGCCCGCCGGGCAGTGGCATCACATCGTGGTGACTTATGATGGCACCTGGCAACGGGCGTACGTGAATGGGGTGCTCAACGCGCAGGAAACCAAGAATCTGAACATTTATTCCGGCGACCCGGTGACCTTGGGCCAGCCTTATGAATCCAGTTATGCTTACAGCGGCTCAGGCATTTCCTTCTCCGGAGCGTTGGCGGCCTTGCGAGTGCATAGCCGTGCTTTGACGCCGGGGCAGGTGCGCGACAACTTCAACATGGGCATCAGCCTGGGGGCGGGTGGGGTGCCGGTGGCCATTCTGGGCCAGCCGGAGCCCGCGGTTATGGCGGCGGAGTATTCCGCGGCCACGTTCAGGGTGTTTGCTGCGGGCACCGAGCCGGTGACCTATCAATGGTACCGTAACGGCAGCCCTGTGACGGGCGCGACGGCGCCGGCTTACCAGATTCCGGTGACGCGGTTGTCGGATGATGGCGCTGAATTTTTCTGCGTGGCCCAGAATGAAGTCAATGGCCAGGTCTATAGCGCCACCAGTTCCGTGGTGACTTTGACGGTGAAATCCGCGGTGGCCAGCCTGAAGCATAGGTACAGCTTCAATGTCGGGGCGGAAGATTCCATTGGCGGCGCGCATGGGGAATTGATGGGGGCCGCGGCAATTCAGAACGGCGCGGTGGTCTTGAACGGCACGGCGGGCACGTATGTCAATTTGCCGGCCGGGCTGATGAGCAATTACGCCGCCATCACCTTCGAGTTCTGGGCCAGCTTTGGTCCGAATGGTAACTGGTCGCGGGTGTATGACTTTGGCGATCAGAACCCCAGCAGTCTGGGCCGGTATTACGTCATGTTCACCCCGCACAGCGGGGCCGGAGATACCCGCATGAGCTATGGCGATGCGGACCCCGGGTACTTGCATGAATTGTTGGTGACCCGCCCGGGCGTGTTGGATGGGCAAACCAACGTGCACGTGGCCTGCGTCTATGACCCGCCCAACGGTGTGATGCGCATGCACATCAATGGCGAATGGGTGGGCAGCACCCCGCTGGATTTCCCGCTCAGCTCCATTCGTAACGTCAAATCATGGCTGGGCCGGGCGTTGTATGAGGGGGACGCGCCGCTGAATGGCTCTATTGATGAGTTCCGCATCTACGACACTGCGCTGCCCGCCGAGCGCATACGCCAGAACTACGAGCTGGGGCCGGACACCCTGGCGCCTGCCGCGCCCATTGCGATTCTGGCTCAGCCGGCCAGCCGCACCAACCTGGTGGGCGAGGCGGTAAGCTTTGCGGTCGTGGCCACCTCGCCTTATCCGATTGATTATCAGTGGTACTTCAATGGTATTGCCCTTGCGGGGGCGAATCAGCCGTCCTATGGCATCGGCACGGTGACGCTGACCAATGCCGGCGCTTATTATGTTGTGCTGAGCAACGCGGTGGGGGTGGTGACCAGCGAGGTGGCCACACTGACGGTCATCAGCCCGGTGACCGCCGGGGATGACGGTCCTTATGCGGTGGCAAACCATCAACCGGCCACCATTCCGTATGCGCGCCTGTTGACCAACGATGTCGGCGGCCCGCAGGCGGTGTTGACGGTCATTGCCGTGGACGGCGCCAGCACCAATGGCGCGGTAATTGTAACCAATGAAACCGGCGTGGTGTACACACCTGTGCCGGGTTACACGGGTGAAGATTCGTTCACTTACACCGTAAGTGACGGACAGGGGGGCACGGCCACTGCTCGAGTGCGGTTGTGGGTGGTGGCGGGCGAAATACCGCCGCAGGACCATCTTAACCTGGTGGTTTCACCGGGGCAGGTGCATGTCCGGTTCACGGGCACGCCCGGGGTGGAATACCAGGTGCAGCGCGCCGAGCAGATTCAAGGGCCATGGCAGACGGTGTTGACGATTGTATGCCCGGCCCATGGCTTGATAGAGTTTACGGATATTGCGCCGCCGACCGCGGCTGGCTTTTACCGGATGGCAAGCCGGCCGTGA